A stretch of Sebastes fasciatus isolate fSebFas1 chromosome 19, fSebFas1.pri, whole genome shotgun sequence DNA encodes these proteins:
- the akna gene encoding uncharacterized protein akna isoform X1, whose amino-acid sequence METRKDTTAGVLFWTSAPVRTSPTSSVISEDVLEDEDEGQAQKDVNFFSQMDENGIIGLSEALEDVELGQSCCDSDGESNPNLHSGSLTPEDADHSGHERDSPEELSYNLGEHLSHNQSPEEDVQILSPFEDLMSRAEEQGIECVPEWDKYFDMTEEEEEGEEAVKRSVRNSKKNKELGTTNGLAEISSTGSCSGHLLAMEPARASNHHCPISQPASPVTAPTFPHLLHFTAEEIAAAPGIDAEPFPEMSCTESLPESHRSHISLKSSPRCPEVKLRASLQPAAMFSEAVVSNHYSGASNGPLKASDKSDKPHKKPSPSPRKLKQPSPEATYSRTCSLSTAKADPLKFKHQSPSPDIEPRTPRARSAAAEVDESRKEPLSYRTPDFSKVEPRVHFPKGGYKPPKSRHSSKRESLSPEPPLVFKSPAHIVKEVLLNTTDWSPASSDSYKPPTGAPNSTVPQEFRCRQQATTLFEQLQDDYNRLLTKYAEAENTIDRLRLEAKDGPIENQEPSHCQHITDRGRAVNLYSDPPKPGHLVQSGPNQNTTKIMMLDFPQAQRAEINSASLHPNEHSTPQRSSSACPSTRSPDPQVGQQLAKILYIQADKFLKQLQTFDDLLKSKRLKPFEQMKGLSQLAEGLDSLERGYLLARDEHKLLQQRGADISHFDPKRELEGLIFQCGLRMEELKEQGEQMQQEQPTCEAPPSPPRHPTPLSVPSEGGETLNHPQSPPVPLLVDPGEAAAMEVSSASEESDEGEETLNPLYFKRLNGKHRHLDQDFTTLMDHYQSFRELPKLLDQSQREGAPLSVALRSDMQPGDEEGERQGHGTGNLEVQKSLPQRKAKSDHQDSPPVCTSKQQTGRASPPSRRVSSQSTTTPVHPPSSKRRLKVGKSHSSSLSSLGEITTLERRNSKLQTGSSRVLSQDGIISPETDSGFVCSESSRLTPAAAPSPLHQRASKSVSVPQERNPGKPQISPVSAPSPASSPSHSRTVIEPRRGLQLSHDQPWRTRHGQRRRTSSCSPQRRIHQTEQTRADSETSEFGLDSDSSLTVSEDRLNDQYTESINFLHNSSPSSSPAARHHHGDSLRALRSSQVANRNAAIQTLHVEVTRLREKLESCLRNKKPSSSVRAAPSAQENYTHQNTSTPRGRSGERRGGVSGRDRQTGDEVDYSTLRRTTRRSPSAHRQTPQPDILTGSDPSTPQPYLLVSRCTQTSTAAPESCCSHTNTVRSRTPQRQHPGVSVQVSQTAAKPDSRGRRAPLCPQCLSRYRGRPEVPVGGVRKPTHSSRCRHCPLCGRPAPYRSTEPDCRRVSDSPTHTSCQPAEAPDSAVRNRHFAATAPPALLQCMPVCPPPLLLYSSPLYVPPNNNNTGSSSGVRGRRKERTRRSLSAGELRSTDTSLNRAIKAARHMKHTSGHMASSMATGLNYQELLAQSCS is encoded by the exons ATGGAGACAAGAAAGGACACCACGGCAGGGGTCCTATTCTGGACCTCTGCCCCGGTCCGCACCTCACCCACCAGCTCTGTAATATCCGAGGATGTGttggaggatgaggatgaaggACAGGCACAGAAAGACGTCAACTTTTTTAGCCAGATGGATGAGAATGGCATCATCGGACTGTCGGAGGCACTGGAGGATGTGGAGTTGGGGCAGTCTTGTTGTGATTCAGATGGAGAATCTAATCCAAACTTGCACTCCGGATCCCTCACCCCAGAGGACGCAGACCATAGTGGGCATGAGAGGGATTCACCTGAGGAGCTGAGTTACAACCTGGGTGAACATCTGTCCCACAACCAATCACCAGAAGAGGATGTACAAATACTGTCACCAT TTGAGGACTTGATGAGTAGAGCAGAAGAGCAGGGGATAGAGTGCGTCCCTGAGTGGGACAAATACTTCGAcatgacagaggaggaggaagaaggagaggaagcgGTGAAGAGGAGTGTCAGGAACAGCAAGAAAAATAAAGAGCTTGGAACTACGAATGGCTTGGCTGAGATCAGCTCTACGGGATCTTGTAGTGGTCACCTGTTAGCCATGGAACCTGCTAGAGCCTCCAATCATCACTGCCCAATATCCCAGCCTGCCTCACCTGTCACAGCCCCCACTTTCCCCCACCTTCTCCACTTCACTGCTGAGGAAATAGCTGCTGCTCCGGGGATTGACGCTGAACCCTTTCCGGAGATGAGCTGCACAGAAAGTCTTCCAGAATCACACAGGAGCCACATAAGCCTCAAGTCCAGTCCCCGTTGTCCTGAGGTAAAGCTCAGGGCTTCTCTTCAGCCAGCAGCTATGTTTTCAGAAGCAGTTGTGTCAAATCATTACAGCGGAGCAAGTAATGGGCCTTTAAAGGCATCAGATAAGTCCGATAAGCCTCATAAAAAGCCCAGTCCCTCACCAAGGAAGTTGAAGCAGCCCTCCCCTGAAGCTACATATTCAAGGACTTGTTCCCTCAGCACAGCCAAGGCGGACCCCTTAAAATTCAAACATCAGAGCCCAAGTCCTGACATAGAGCCGAGGACACCCAGAGCCAGGAGtgctgctgctgaagtggaTGAATCCAG AAAAGAGCCTCTGAGTTACCGCACGCCAGACTTCTCCAAGGTGGAGCCCAGGGTCCATTTCCCCAAAGGTGGTTACAAGCCCCCCAAGAGCAGGCACTCTTCCAAGAGGGAGTCCCTGTCACCTGAGCCCCCCTTAGTGTTTAAATCCCCTGCTCACATTGTGAAAGAAGTCCTACTGAACACCACCGATTGGTCTCCTGCCTCATCAGACTCTTACAAACCACCAACAGGTGCCCCCAACTCCACTGTGCCTCAGGAGTTCAGATGCCGCCAGCAGGCCACCACACTGTTCGAACAACTACAG GACGACTACAACAGACTGCTGACTAAGTACGCAGAGGCAGAGAACACCATTGATCGCCTGCGCCTCGAAGCCAAG GACGGACCCATAGAGAACCAAGAGCCCAGCCATTGTCAGCACATCACAGACCGAGGCAGAGCA GTGAACCTGTACTCTGACCCTCCAAAGCCCGGCCACTTGGTGCAGTCCGGACCGAACCAGAACACTACAAAGATCATGATGCTGGATTTTCCTCAGGCTCAGAGAGCAGAGATCAACTCAGCCTCTCTTCATCCAAACGAACACAGCACTCCTCAGA GAAGTTCATCTGCCTGTCCTTCTACAAGAAGCCCAGACCCTCAGGTAGGACAGCAGCTGGCCAAGATTCTCTACATTCAGGCCGACAAGTTCCTCAAGCAG CTGCAGACTTTTGACGATCTCCTAAAGAGCAAAAGACTCAAaccttttgaacagatgaaG GGTCTCTCACAGCTTGCTGAGGGCCTCGACTCTTTAGAAAGGGGCTACCTGTTAGCGAGGGATGAGCACAAACTCCTGCAGCAGCGAGGGGCAGATATCAGCCACTTTGACCCTAAACG GGAGCTGGAAGGGCTGATCTTTCAGTGCGGGCTGCGTATGGAGGAGCTGAAGGAGCAGGGGGAGCAGATGCAACAGGAGCAGCCCACCTGTGAGgctcctccctctccacctcgTCACCCCACCCCTTTATCTGTCCCCTCTGAGGGGGGAGAAACTCTGAATCACCCACAG AGCCCACCTGTGCCTTTGCTAGTTGATCcaggagaggcagcggctatGGAGGTGAGCTCAGCCAGTGAGGAGAGTGACGAAGGGGAGGAAACTCTGAATCCTCTCTACTTCAAACGTCTGAATGGCAAACACAGACATCTTGACCAAGACTTCACCACGCTAATGGATCA CTACCAAAGCTTCAGGGAGCTTCCTAAACTTTTAGACCAAAGCCAGAGGGAGGGAGCTCCCCTTTCTGTTGCCTTAAGAAGCGACATGCAGCCTGGGgacgaggagggagagagacagggtCACGGAACTGGAAACCTGGAAGTACAGAAAAGTCTTCCACAGAG GAAAGCAAAGTCAGACCATCAGgactctcctcctgtctgcacCAGCAAACAGCAGACCGGTAGGGCCAGTCCTCCTTCACGCAGGGTCTCCAGCCAGTCCACCACAACCCCCGTTCATCCTCCCAGTAGcaaaaggaggttaaaggtgGGAAAGTCCCACAGCAGCAGTCTGAGCAGTCTGGGAGAGATTACTACATTGGAAAGGAGGAACTCCAAACTTCAAACTGGGAGCAGCAGAGTGCTTTCTCAG GATGGGATCATCTCTCCGGAGACGGACAGTGGGTTTGTCTGTTCAGAGAGCAGCCGCCTGACTCCGGCAGCAGCTCCCAGTCCTCTCCACCAGAGGGCCTCAAAGAG TGTTTCAGTGCCTCAGGAGAGGAACCCAGGGAAGCCTCAGATAAGCCCAGTCTCAGCACCATCTCCTGCTTCTTCACCGTCACACAGTCGCACGGTTATAGAGCCCAGAAGGGGCCTCCAGCTCAGCCACGACCAGCCATGGAGAACGAGACACGGGCAGAGGAGACGCACTTCCTCCTGCTCTCCACAGCGCCGCATCCACCAGACAGAACAAACCAGGGCCGACAGTGAGACCAGCGAGTTTGGGCTGGAcagtgacagct CTCTCACTGTGTCTGAAGACAGACTGAATGACCAGTACACAGAATCTATCAATTTCCTCCACAACTCCAGTCCAAGCTCCTCCCCCGCTGCACGGCATCACCATGGCGATTCTCTCAGAGCACTGCGCTCCAGTCAGGTGGCCAATCgcaa tgcTGCCATCCAAACGCTGCATGTCGAGGTGACCAGACTGAGGGAGAAACTAGAAAGCTGTCTGAGAAATAAGAAGCCGTCGAGCTCTGTGAGAGCAGCTCCTTCAGCTCAGGAGAACTACACTCACCAAAACACCTCTACACCTCGTGGCAG GTCTGGGGAGCGGCGGGGTGGCGTCAgcgggagagacagacagacgggtgaTGAGGTTGATTATTCTACACTGAGACGAACAACCAGGAGATCACCTTctgcacacagacaaacacctCAACCTGACATCT tgacGGGTTCAGATCCCTCTACACCCCAGCCTTATCTTCTGGTGTCCAGGTGTACTCAAACATCCACTGCAGCACCAGAGAGCTGCTgttcacacacaaatactgtcCGCAGCAGAACACCCCAAA ggcAGCATCCTGGTGTGTCTGTACAAGTGTCTCAAACAGCAGCTAAGCCTGATAGCAGAGGGCGTCGAGCTCCTCTTTGTCCTCAGTGTTTATCACGTTACCGAGGGCGACCTGAAG TGCCAGTGGGTGGCGTCAGAAAGCCGACCCACTCCTCTCGCTGTCGTCACTGTCCTCTCTGTGGACGCCCTGCACCCTACAGAAGCACTGAGCCAG ACTGTCGCAGAGTCTCAGactcccccacacacacaagctgccAACCAGCTGAGGCCCCGGACAGCGCTGTGAGGAACAGACACTTTGCAGCCACAGCTCCTCCTGCACTGCTGCAGTGCATGCCCGTGTGCCCGCCACCACTCCT GCTGTACTCATCGCCCCTCTACGTGCctcccaacaacaacaacaccggCTCATcctcaggggtcagaggtcgcaGGAAGGAGAGGACGAGACGCTCCCTGTCCGCTGGCGAGCTGCGCTCCACGGACACCTCTCTGAACAGAGCTATCAAAGCAGCTCGGCACATGAAACACACCTCTGGACATATGGCTAGCTCTATGGCTACTGGACTGAACTACCAGGAGCTGCTGGCTCAGTCCTGCAGTTAA
- the akna gene encoding uncharacterized protein akna isoform X2 — METRKDTTAGVLFWTSAPVRTSPTSSVISEDVLEDEDEGQAQKDVNFFSQMDENGIIGLSEALEDVELGQSCCDSDGESNPNLHSGSLTPEDADHSGHERDSPEELSYNLGEHLSHNQSPEEDVQILSPFEDLMSRAEEQGIECVPEWDKYFDMTEEEEEGEEAVKRSVRNSKKNKELGTTNGLAEISSTGSCSGHLLAMEPARASNHHCPISQPASPVTAPTFPHLLHFTAEEIAAAPGIDAEPFPEMSCTESLPESHRSHISLKSSPRCPEVKLRASLQPAAMFSEAVVSNHYSGASNGPLKASDKSDKPHKKPSPSPRKLKQPSPEATYSRTCSLSTAKADPLKFKHQSPSPDIEPRTPRARSAAAEVDESRKEPLSYRTPDFSKVEPRVHFPKGGYKPPKSRHSSKRESLSPEPPLVFKSPAHIVKEVLLNTTDWSPASSDSYKPPTGAPNSTVPQEFRCRQQATTLFEQLQDDYNRLLTKYAEAENTIDRLRLEAKVNLYSDPPKPGHLVQSGPNQNTTKIMMLDFPQAQRAEINSASLHPNEHSTPQRSSSACPSTRSPDPQVGQQLAKILYIQADKFLKQLQTFDDLLKSKRLKPFEQMKGLSQLAEGLDSLERGYLLARDEHKLLQQRGADISHFDPKRELEGLIFQCGLRMEELKEQGEQMQQEQPTCEAPPSPPRHPTPLSVPSEGGETLNHPQSPPVPLLVDPGEAAAMEVSSASEESDEGEETLNPLYFKRLNGKHRHLDQDFTTLMDHYQSFRELPKLLDQSQREGAPLSVALRSDMQPGDEEGERQGHGTGNLEVQKSLPQRKAKSDHQDSPPVCTSKQQTGRASPPSRRVSSQSTTTPVHPPSSKRRLKVGKSHSSSLSSLGEITTLERRNSKLQTGSSRVLSQDGIISPETDSGFVCSESSRLTPAAAPSPLHQRASKSVSVPQERNPGKPQISPVSAPSPASSPSHSRTVIEPRRGLQLSHDQPWRTRHGQRRRTSSCSPQRRIHQTEQTRADSETSEFGLDSDSSLTVSEDRLNDQYTESINFLHNSSPSSSPAARHHHGDSLRALRSSQVANRNAAIQTLHVEVTRLREKLESCLRNKKPSSSVRAAPSAQENYTHQNTSTPRGRSGERRGGVSGRDRQTGDEVDYSTLRRTTRRSPSAHRQTPQPDILTGSDPSTPQPYLLVSRCTQTSTAAPESCCSHTNTVRSRTPQRQHPGVSVQVSQTAAKPDSRGRRAPLCPQCLSRYRGRPEVPVGGVRKPTHSSRCRHCPLCGRPAPYRSTEPDCRRVSDSPTHTSCQPAEAPDSAVRNRHFAATAPPALLQCMPVCPPPLLLYSSPLYVPPNNNNTGSSSGVRGRRKERTRRSLSAGELRSTDTSLNRAIKAARHMKHTSGHMASSMATGLNYQELLAQSCS; from the exons ATGGAGACAAGAAAGGACACCACGGCAGGGGTCCTATTCTGGACCTCTGCCCCGGTCCGCACCTCACCCACCAGCTCTGTAATATCCGAGGATGTGttggaggatgaggatgaaggACAGGCACAGAAAGACGTCAACTTTTTTAGCCAGATGGATGAGAATGGCATCATCGGACTGTCGGAGGCACTGGAGGATGTGGAGTTGGGGCAGTCTTGTTGTGATTCAGATGGAGAATCTAATCCAAACTTGCACTCCGGATCCCTCACCCCAGAGGACGCAGACCATAGTGGGCATGAGAGGGATTCACCTGAGGAGCTGAGTTACAACCTGGGTGAACATCTGTCCCACAACCAATCACCAGAAGAGGATGTACAAATACTGTCACCAT TTGAGGACTTGATGAGTAGAGCAGAAGAGCAGGGGATAGAGTGCGTCCCTGAGTGGGACAAATACTTCGAcatgacagaggaggaggaagaaggagaggaagcgGTGAAGAGGAGTGTCAGGAACAGCAAGAAAAATAAAGAGCTTGGAACTACGAATGGCTTGGCTGAGATCAGCTCTACGGGATCTTGTAGTGGTCACCTGTTAGCCATGGAACCTGCTAGAGCCTCCAATCATCACTGCCCAATATCCCAGCCTGCCTCACCTGTCACAGCCCCCACTTTCCCCCACCTTCTCCACTTCACTGCTGAGGAAATAGCTGCTGCTCCGGGGATTGACGCTGAACCCTTTCCGGAGATGAGCTGCACAGAAAGTCTTCCAGAATCACACAGGAGCCACATAAGCCTCAAGTCCAGTCCCCGTTGTCCTGAGGTAAAGCTCAGGGCTTCTCTTCAGCCAGCAGCTATGTTTTCAGAAGCAGTTGTGTCAAATCATTACAGCGGAGCAAGTAATGGGCCTTTAAAGGCATCAGATAAGTCCGATAAGCCTCATAAAAAGCCCAGTCCCTCACCAAGGAAGTTGAAGCAGCCCTCCCCTGAAGCTACATATTCAAGGACTTGTTCCCTCAGCACAGCCAAGGCGGACCCCTTAAAATTCAAACATCAGAGCCCAAGTCCTGACATAGAGCCGAGGACACCCAGAGCCAGGAGtgctgctgctgaagtggaTGAATCCAG AAAAGAGCCTCTGAGTTACCGCACGCCAGACTTCTCCAAGGTGGAGCCCAGGGTCCATTTCCCCAAAGGTGGTTACAAGCCCCCCAAGAGCAGGCACTCTTCCAAGAGGGAGTCCCTGTCACCTGAGCCCCCCTTAGTGTTTAAATCCCCTGCTCACATTGTGAAAGAAGTCCTACTGAACACCACCGATTGGTCTCCTGCCTCATCAGACTCTTACAAACCACCAACAGGTGCCCCCAACTCCACTGTGCCTCAGGAGTTCAGATGCCGCCAGCAGGCCACCACACTGTTCGAACAACTACAG GACGACTACAACAGACTGCTGACTAAGTACGCAGAGGCAGAGAACACCATTGATCGCCTGCGCCTCGAAGCCAAG GTGAACCTGTACTCTGACCCTCCAAAGCCCGGCCACTTGGTGCAGTCCGGACCGAACCAGAACACTACAAAGATCATGATGCTGGATTTTCCTCAGGCTCAGAGAGCAGAGATCAACTCAGCCTCTCTTCATCCAAACGAACACAGCACTCCTCAGA GAAGTTCATCTGCCTGTCCTTCTACAAGAAGCCCAGACCCTCAGGTAGGACAGCAGCTGGCCAAGATTCTCTACATTCAGGCCGACAAGTTCCTCAAGCAG CTGCAGACTTTTGACGATCTCCTAAAGAGCAAAAGACTCAAaccttttgaacagatgaaG GGTCTCTCACAGCTTGCTGAGGGCCTCGACTCTTTAGAAAGGGGCTACCTGTTAGCGAGGGATGAGCACAAACTCCTGCAGCAGCGAGGGGCAGATATCAGCCACTTTGACCCTAAACG GGAGCTGGAAGGGCTGATCTTTCAGTGCGGGCTGCGTATGGAGGAGCTGAAGGAGCAGGGGGAGCAGATGCAACAGGAGCAGCCCACCTGTGAGgctcctccctctccacctcgTCACCCCACCCCTTTATCTGTCCCCTCTGAGGGGGGAGAAACTCTGAATCACCCACAG AGCCCACCTGTGCCTTTGCTAGTTGATCcaggagaggcagcggctatGGAGGTGAGCTCAGCCAGTGAGGAGAGTGACGAAGGGGAGGAAACTCTGAATCCTCTCTACTTCAAACGTCTGAATGGCAAACACAGACATCTTGACCAAGACTTCACCACGCTAATGGATCA CTACCAAAGCTTCAGGGAGCTTCCTAAACTTTTAGACCAAAGCCAGAGGGAGGGAGCTCCCCTTTCTGTTGCCTTAAGAAGCGACATGCAGCCTGGGgacgaggagggagagagacagggtCACGGAACTGGAAACCTGGAAGTACAGAAAAGTCTTCCACAGAG GAAAGCAAAGTCAGACCATCAGgactctcctcctgtctgcacCAGCAAACAGCAGACCGGTAGGGCCAGTCCTCCTTCACGCAGGGTCTCCAGCCAGTCCACCACAACCCCCGTTCATCCTCCCAGTAGcaaaaggaggttaaaggtgGGAAAGTCCCACAGCAGCAGTCTGAGCAGTCTGGGAGAGATTACTACATTGGAAAGGAGGAACTCCAAACTTCAAACTGGGAGCAGCAGAGTGCTTTCTCAG GATGGGATCATCTCTCCGGAGACGGACAGTGGGTTTGTCTGTTCAGAGAGCAGCCGCCTGACTCCGGCAGCAGCTCCCAGTCCTCTCCACCAGAGGGCCTCAAAGAG TGTTTCAGTGCCTCAGGAGAGGAACCCAGGGAAGCCTCAGATAAGCCCAGTCTCAGCACCATCTCCTGCTTCTTCACCGTCACACAGTCGCACGGTTATAGAGCCCAGAAGGGGCCTCCAGCTCAGCCACGACCAGCCATGGAGAACGAGACACGGGCAGAGGAGACGCACTTCCTCCTGCTCTCCACAGCGCCGCATCCACCAGACAGAACAAACCAGGGCCGACAGTGAGACCAGCGAGTTTGGGCTGGAcagtgacagct CTCTCACTGTGTCTGAAGACAGACTGAATGACCAGTACACAGAATCTATCAATTTCCTCCACAACTCCAGTCCAAGCTCCTCCCCCGCTGCACGGCATCACCATGGCGATTCTCTCAGAGCACTGCGCTCCAGTCAGGTGGCCAATCgcaa tgcTGCCATCCAAACGCTGCATGTCGAGGTGACCAGACTGAGGGAGAAACTAGAAAGCTGTCTGAGAAATAAGAAGCCGTCGAGCTCTGTGAGAGCAGCTCCTTCAGCTCAGGAGAACTACACTCACCAAAACACCTCTACACCTCGTGGCAG GTCTGGGGAGCGGCGGGGTGGCGTCAgcgggagagacagacagacgggtgaTGAGGTTGATTATTCTACACTGAGACGAACAACCAGGAGATCACCTTctgcacacagacaaacacctCAACCTGACATCT tgacGGGTTCAGATCCCTCTACACCCCAGCCTTATCTTCTGGTGTCCAGGTGTACTCAAACATCCACTGCAGCACCAGAGAGCTGCTgttcacacacaaatactgtcCGCAGCAGAACACCCCAAA ggcAGCATCCTGGTGTGTCTGTACAAGTGTCTCAAACAGCAGCTAAGCCTGATAGCAGAGGGCGTCGAGCTCCTCTTTGTCCTCAGTGTTTATCACGTTACCGAGGGCGACCTGAAG TGCCAGTGGGTGGCGTCAGAAAGCCGACCCACTCCTCTCGCTGTCGTCACTGTCCTCTCTGTGGACGCCCTGCACCCTACAGAAGCACTGAGCCAG ACTGTCGCAGAGTCTCAGactcccccacacacacaagctgccAACCAGCTGAGGCCCCGGACAGCGCTGTGAGGAACAGACACTTTGCAGCCACAGCTCCTCCTGCACTGCTGCAGTGCATGCCCGTGTGCCCGCCACCACTCCT GCTGTACTCATCGCCCCTCTACGTGCctcccaacaacaacaacaccggCTCATcctcaggggtcagaggtcgcaGGAAGGAGAGGACGAGACGCTCCCTGTCCGCTGGCGAGCTGCGCTCCACGGACACCTCTCTGAACAGAGCTATCAAAGCAGCTCGGCACATGAAACACACCTCTGGACATATGGCTAGCTCTATGGCTACTGGACTGAACTACCAGGAGCTGCTGGCTCAGTCCTGCAGTTAA